The Paenibacillus sp. YPG26 genome includes a window with the following:
- a CDS encoding S-layer homology domain-containing protein, translating into MNKFHQKAAIAALTSLLAGGALLPFQAQAAPLAPAAHLQSSVSTHFNLKAEQDINQLINQGVLKGYAGGQIKAEQHVTQAELIKMIVLALNLDQSGGAQHSEGKKDKWYTSYVDTAAAAGLIDSTAKFQPNKPALGAEVAPMIAKALQRDVKSVQYWMEGLAIGNDKITRGDAARLLALSEKAIRSASAEIVSIKALNKITLEVTFNAPLTLEDEATAAANTHFAFDHGLKLVNQPRLKTGSIATYIVPVQTMTPGTTYTTNYKGKAAHSVIASEEMIQLNDVRQVTSDTFEVDSLRSEGVIDYGYIISAYAGGRGANAIILNENNQYNGQAMQIISSLATRQATLTPEGQEPITVNYVGFTQSTDGRQEPKFRLPAGTTLQPGVKYTVTSDWFKLKNNTFTAQSIAPLTIASVSKIDPVTLNVTLTADPMDELFAYRSIQLKGSDGTTLTAMYKVQTRKGAVGVFELQNNGKLAEGVDYQIAPVGSWAVASNVTLTQ; encoded by the coding sequence ATGAACAAGTTCCATCAGAAAGCGGCCATCGCGGCTCTGACATCACTGCTAGCCGGAGGCGCGCTACTCCCATTTCAAGCACAGGCTGCACCCTTGGCGCCCGCAGCACATCTGCAATCATCGGTGTCCACGCATTTCAATCTGAAGGCCGAACAAGACATTAACCAATTAATAAATCAAGGGGTTCTTAAAGGCTACGCAGGCGGTCAGATCAAGGCTGAACAGCATGTGACCCAGGCTGAGCTTATCAAAATGATCGTACTCGCACTAAATCTGGATCAAAGCGGCGGGGCGCAGCATAGTGAAGGCAAGAAAGACAAGTGGTATACGTCTTACGTGGATACAGCGGCCGCTGCCGGTCTTATCGACAGCACAGCCAAGTTCCAGCCCAATAAGCCGGCACTTGGCGCCGAAGTCGCCCCAATGATCGCGAAGGCCTTGCAGCGTGATGTGAAATCCGTTCAATATTGGATGGAAGGCCTCGCCATCGGTAATGACAAAATAACCCGCGGTGATGCAGCCCGCCTTCTTGCACTCTCTGAGAAAGCTATCCGCTCCGCGTCGGCTGAGATCGTATCCATTAAAGCATTGAATAAAATCACACTTGAAGTGACCTTCAATGCGCCGCTCACGCTGGAAGATGAGGCAACAGCAGCTGCAAATACCCACTTCGCTTTCGACCATGGCTTGAAGCTCGTGAATCAGCCGCGCCTGAAGACAGGTTCTATCGCCACGTATATCGTTCCCGTCCAGACAATGACACCAGGAACAACCTATACTACGAACTATAAAGGCAAGGCAGCACATTCCGTGATTGCAAGCGAAGAAATGATTCAACTGAACGATGTTCGTCAAGTCACCTCCGATACCTTTGAAGTAGATTCCCTTCGCTCCGAGGGCGTAATCGATTATGGTTATATCATCTCTGCTTATGCAGGCGGCCGTGGGGCGAATGCGATTATCTTGAATGAGAATAACCAATATAATGGACAAGCTATGCAAATCATCTCTTCCCTTGCTACGAGACAGGCAACCCTCACACCGGAAGGCCAAGAGCCGATTACGGTCAATTACGTAGGGTTCACCCAATCGACAGATGGCAGACAAGAGCCTAAGTTCCGTCTGCCGGCAGGCACAACCCTGCAGCCTGGCGTGAAGTATACCGTAACCTCGGACTGGTTCAAGCTTAAGAATAATACATTCACAGCACAGAGCATTGCACCGCTAACCATTGCTTCCGTCTCCAAGATCGATCCGGTTACCCTGAATGTCACACTTACCGCGGATCCTATGGACGAGCTGTTCGCTTACCGTTCCATTCAGCTGAAGGGTTCTGACGGCACAACGCTGACGGCAATGTACAAAGTGCAGACCCGCAAAGGCGCGGTTGGCGTGTTCGAACTGCAAAATAACGGCAAGCTTGCTGAAGGCGTGGATTACCAAATCGCACCCGTAGGAAGCTGGGCAGTTGCTAGTAATGTGACCCTTACACAATAA
- a CDS encoding phytase codes for MSKVKVLLASTILAGMMVPAASAAANTADYVGLRQSLEKIGASISWDVEDRAASFKLSNGISGLVTVDEAKYRLAGKEAELSLPVKLVNGKTLIPASLLQSIIAENNKYRDAKDAIPTFTVKAQGETEAVDSKSGEDAADDPAIWLDPQNPAGSKLVATNKAGGILVYDMNGKQLQSYPVGKMNNIDLRYDFPLGGQKVDIVAATNRSTNTIDVFTITGATGELKSVVAEPIKSKMGEVYGFSLYHSLKTGKFYALVLGKEGEFEQYELTDNGSGKIAGKLVREFQLSSQSEGMVADDEYGNLYIAEEDVAIWKYDAEPDGSAKPKLTIDIADGRRLQDDIEGLTLYYGKDGAGYLIASSQGSNSYAIYNRTGDNAYISNFTIGDGDQIDGTSETDGIDVLGVNLGDRYPNGVFVSQDDSNMHGGKELNQNFKLVSWDQIANGPASKLESGNGANPRQLVNRSAK; via the coding sequence ATGTCTAAAGTTAAAGTTCTGCTCGCTTCCACTATACTCGCAGGTATGATGGTGCCTGCCGCGAGCGCTGCCGCAAATACTGCGGATTACGTCGGTCTACGCCAATCCCTTGAGAAGATCGGGGCCAGCATTAGCTGGGACGTGGAGGACCGAGCCGCTTCCTTCAAGCTGTCCAATGGCATTTCAGGACTCGTCACCGTGGATGAAGCGAAATACCGCCTGGCGGGTAAGGAAGCTGAGCTATCCCTGCCGGTGAAGCTGGTGAACGGGAAGACGCTCATTCCGGCATCACTACTTCAAAGCATCATCGCGGAGAACAATAAGTACCGGGATGCCAAGGATGCGATTCCTACGTTCACCGTGAAGGCCCAGGGTGAGACGGAAGCGGTGGACTCCAAGTCCGGTGAAGATGCGGCTGATGACCCGGCGATCTGGCTGGACCCGCAGAATCCTGCCGGAAGCAAGCTTGTCGCCACGAACAAAGCCGGAGGCATTCTTGTCTATGATATGAACGGCAAGCAGCTGCAATCCTATCCGGTCGGCAAAATGAACAACATCGATCTCCGTTATGACTTCCCGCTAGGCGGCCAGAAGGTCGATATCGTAGCGGCAACGAACCGGTCAACGAACACGATTGATGTCTTTACAATCACTGGCGCAACCGGTGAGCTTAAGAGTGTAGTGGCTGAGCCAATCAAGTCCAAGATGGGTGAAGTCTACGGATTCAGCCTGTACCACAGCTTGAAGACCGGGAAGTTCTATGCTCTCGTGCTGGGCAAAGAAGGCGAATTCGAGCAGTATGAGCTTACGGATAACGGCAGCGGCAAAATCGCCGGTAAGCTGGTCCGCGAATTCCAATTGTCCTCCCAATCCGAAGGCATGGTAGCTGATGACGAGTATGGCAACCTCTATATTGCCGAAGAAGATGTGGCCATCTGGAAATACGATGCAGAGCCGGACGGCTCCGCTAAGCCGAAGCTGACCATCGATATTGCAGATGGACGCCGCCTGCAGGACGACATCGAGGGACTGACCCTCTATTATGGCAAGGATGGCGCCGGTTACTTGATCGCTTCCAGCCAAGGCAGCAACAGCTACGCTATCTATAACCGCACCGGGGACAACGCCTACATAAGCAATTTCACCATTGGAGATGGCGATCAGATCGATGGTACCAGTGAGACCGATGGCATTGATGTGCTGGGTGTGAACCTTGGAGACAGGTATCCGAACGGGGTCTTCGTATCCCAGGATGATTCCAATATGCACGGTGGCAAGGAGCTGAACCAGAACTTCAAGCTAGTAAGCTGGGATCAGATCGCGAACGGGCCTGCGAGCAAGCTGGAATCCGGCAACGGCGCGAATCCTAGGCAGCTGGTGAACCGCAGCGCAAAATAA
- a CDS encoding response regulator transcription factor, whose translation MRRILIIEDDPYIAELQRDYFMLHDYEVEVSHHGSEGLAKALAGGYDLIILDLQLPGVDGFEICRTLREQLDVPILIVSAKNEEIDKIRGFGIGADDFVTKPFSPNELVARAKAHLARYERFTGGYKVQESDTIDIRELSIHKSSHRVFVHGREVALTAKEFEVLVFMAANPNRVFSKAQLFERIWGLESNGDIATVTVHISRIREKIEADPANPQFIETVWGAGYRFTI comes from the coding sequence ATGAGGCGAATTTTAATTATTGAGGATGACCCGTATATTGCGGAGCTTCAGAGAGATTATTTCATGCTGCATGACTATGAAGTGGAGGTAAGCCACCACGGATCAGAAGGACTCGCCAAAGCCCTTGCTGGAGGATATGACCTCATTATCCTCGATCTCCAGCTGCCAGGAGTGGACGGATTCGAGATCTGCAGAACCCTTCGTGAGCAGCTGGATGTCCCTATCTTGATTGTGTCAGCTAAGAATGAAGAAATCGATAAAATCCGGGGCTTTGGCATCGGTGCGGATGATTTTGTGACGAAGCCATTCAGCCCGAATGAGCTGGTAGCCAGAGCTAAGGCCCATTTAGCAAGGTACGAACGGTTCACAGGGGGCTATAAGGTCCAAGAGTCGGACACCATCGATATTCGGGAGCTGTCGATCCACAAATCCTCCCACCGGGTATTCGTTCATGGCAGGGAAGTGGCGCTCACGGCCAAAGAATTCGAAGTGCTCGTATTCATGGCTGCGAACCCTAACCGGGTATTCAGTAAAGCTCAGCTGTTCGAGAGGATTTGGGGACTGGAATCGAATGGGGATATCGCAACCGTGACCGTCCATATTTCACGAATCCGGGAGAAGATTGAGGCTGATCCAGCTAATCCGCAGTTCATTGAGACCGTCTGGGGAGCAGGCTATCGGTTCACCATCTAG
- a CDS encoding DUF4179 domain-containing protein — protein MDRSKLEQELKELKPDEVAISPLVRLRLDETYASLPEQTMKQNRRRPSSPLRRTTRAAAAAGILGAALFASGFVSPVMADSLRQIPVIGSIFSSIKGDTGLRNAGDTGLAKTVNSHVSHKDVKLEVTETVFDGSRAAFLVNVTAPNLDNGQYDNGRDIVKLSSAVDNVFVTVDGKRQGDPGSILKGTFYSGAGEAHPNMLIFEQVLDTTGASSTPDSFQAQVALTLDGIDHEFKLEIPFHKTASHMAKLHPNVSAANDELTVTVKDLQATPVTTRLTTSIALNQVKDLTLQDEDRLRHIGIAVVDDQGRRLTALNGEGEYQANQLNFDSLYASAPETHNSKYLIVKPFVIKDDFSEDVQEDQYIRELEVKIELPQS, from the coding sequence ATGGACCGATCTAAACTTGAACAGGAATTGAAAGAATTGAAGCCAGATGAGGTGGCTATCTCCCCACTTGTCCGCTTGCGTCTGGATGAGACCTACGCCTCGCTTCCAGAACAGACCATGAAGCAGAACCGCAGACGGCCAAGCTCACCGCTGCGTCGGACAACCCGTGCCGCCGCCGCTGCGGGAATCCTTGGCGCCGCTCTCTTCGCCTCCGGATTTGTATCCCCCGTCATGGCGGATTCATTGAGACAGATCCCTGTGATAGGAAGCATCTTCAGCTCGATCAAGGGTGATACAGGACTTCGAAATGCCGGAGATACCGGACTCGCCAAGACCGTGAACAGCCATGTCTCTCACAAGGATGTGAAGCTTGAGGTCACAGAGACCGTCTTCGACGGAAGCCGGGCTGCGTTCCTCGTGAACGTGACGGCTCCGAATCTGGACAACGGCCAATATGATAACGGAAGGGACATCGTGAAGCTTAGCAGCGCTGTAGATAATGTGTTCGTAACTGTAGATGGGAAGCGGCAGGGTGATCCGGGCTCAATCCTGAAGGGCACATTCTACAGCGGTGCGGGAGAGGCACACCCGAACATGTTAATCTTTGAGCAGGTACTGGATACGACCGGTGCAAGCTCCACCCCGGATTCATTTCAGGCACAAGTAGCCTTAACCCTGGATGGAATCGACCATGAATTCAAATTGGAAATTCCTTTCCACAAGACCGCATCACACATGGCCAAGCTGCATCCGAATGTCTCTGCGGCTAATGACGAGCTGACCGTTACAGTCAAAGACCTTCAGGCCACACCTGTAACCACCCGCCTGACTACATCGATTGCCCTGAATCAGGTGAAGGACCTGACTCTGCAGGACGAAGACCGGCTCCGTCATATTGGCATCGCTGTGGTTGATGATCAAGGCCGCAGGCTGACCGCGCTTAATGGAGAAGGAGAATATCAAGCGAACCAACTGAATTTTGACAGCCTGTATGCTTCAGCCCCGGAGACACACAACAGCAAGTATCTGATTGTGAAGCCTTTCGTTATCAAGGATGATTTCTCGGAGGATGTACAGGAGGATCAATATATCCGGGAGCTGGAAGTCAAGATCGAGCTGCCGCAATCTTAA
- a CDS encoding sigma-70 family RNA polymerase sigma factor, with translation MDPTLLVVQAITGDRNAFIELIRQLENSLHYMAKSIVGKDEDVADALQETILKAYKSIHTLREPKFFKTWIFRILINECHTLLAGRSRTVVYAEVPVSSSPSAEYDNVDLREAVDRLDEQQRIVVILHYFEDLPTRQVAGILNISESAVKMRLSRARETLLKYFKILREGKMNYGPI, from the coding sequence TTGGACCCTACTCTACTTGTGGTTCAAGCGATCACCGGCGACCGTAATGCATTCATTGAGCTAATCAGACAGCTGGAGAATTCGCTGCATTATATGGCCAAATCCATCGTAGGCAAGGACGAGGATGTGGCGGATGCCCTGCAGGAGACGATCCTGAAGGCATATAAATCGATTCATACGCTCCGCGAGCCGAAATTTTTCAAAACCTGGATCTTCCGGATTCTGATCAATGAATGCCATACCCTTCTCGCAGGCCGCTCCCGCACGGTCGTATATGCGGAGGTTCCCGTATCCTCTTCCCCGTCTGCCGAATACGACAATGTCGATCTTAGGGAAGCGGTTGACCGGCTTGATGAGCAGCAGCGTATCGTTGTAATTCTCCATTACTTCGAAGACCTGCCAACACGGCAGGTGGCGGGTATTCTTAACATCTCGGAGAGCGCGGTCAAGATGCGCCTGTCCAGAGCGCGCGAGACACTTCTGAAATATTTTAAAATTCTACGTGAAGGGAAGATGAATTATGGACCGATCTAA
- a CDS encoding SDR family oxidoreductase — protein sequence MNFQGKWALVTGASSGIGEQFARQLAKQGSHLVLAARSLNKLESLASELKTKYAIQAKVVSIDLSQEGAPSELYHQCKRLGVDIELLINNAGFATHGFFEQVSGERQHEEVMLNVAAVVDLTHLFLPDMLRRSSGTVINVASTGGFQPLPYMAVYGATKAFVLSFTKALWWENRDRGIRFFALCPGATDTSFFNVVGTEDASVGKKDTPERVVEAALRALMKGKFYVVPGVQNYIGAQLSRFLTRKQGLRLVGGMLRPSGGSGTNPYKNIGDQSDLAERTIR from the coding sequence ATGAATTTTCAAGGGAAATGGGCACTCGTCACGGGAGCTTCTTCGGGTATTGGGGAACAATTCGCGAGACAGCTAGCCAAGCAGGGCAGCCACTTGGTACTCGCAGCCAGGTCGCTGAACAAGCTTGAGAGTCTGGCATCAGAGCTCAAGACGAAGTATGCGATTCAAGCGAAGGTGGTGTCTATAGATCTTTCACAAGAAGGGGCGCCTAGCGAATTATATCACCAGTGTAAGCGGTTAGGTGTGGACATCGAACTGTTGATTAACAATGCCGGCTTTGCTACACATGGCTTTTTTGAACAGGTGTCAGGTGAACGTCAGCATGAGGAAGTGATGCTCAATGTTGCCGCTGTTGTAGATCTGACCCACTTATTCTTACCGGATATGCTGCGCAGAAGCTCAGGTACAGTGATCAATGTGGCTTCAACTGGAGGATTTCAACCGCTTCCCTATATGGCTGTATATGGGGCAACGAAGGCCTTCGTCCTGTCGTTCACTAAGGCGTTGTGGTGGGAGAACCGTGACCGGGGTATCCGATTCTTCGCACTGTGTCCTGGTGCAACGGATACCAGCTTCTTTAATGTTGTTGGCACGGAAGATGCGTCTGTCGGCAAGAAAGATACGCCGGAAAGAGTCGTAGAGGCCGCGCTTCGCGCGCTGATGAAAGGGAAATTCTACGTCGTTCCAGGTGTGCAGAATTATATCGGGGCACAGTTGTCGCGATTTCTAACACGTAAGCAAGGCCTGCGTCTTGTTGGAGGCATGCTTCGTCCTAGCGGAGGATCCGGCACTAACCCTTATAAAAATATTGGGGATCAATCGGATCTTGCAGAACGAACAATCCGGTGA
- a CDS encoding HAMP domain-containing sensor histidine kinase, with protein sequence MSIRFRLLISFTSVVVVSVILFVLTAYLLSVAVTGDFRSISSFYNIHYSLHPLSEEEENLFIDMKYLAKHDPEQLKDQALLKKYDYQLKMVQAGLVVRDNNTIVYAAPALKGIDLTSSLPAYDMGNTSIRNTMNAGNRFFSYSKFDFYFSAKTGEKGSVFVLRERSPFAELVRTLLPILIFIFTAILLLTGLLLYRYVTRTIIRPLDKLRQSAEHIKDGDLTFELHATSRDEVGQLVHTFDQMRQQLSDSIQRQLHYEENRKQLLSNISHDLRTPITTIKGYAEGIRDGVTNTPEKLDKYVGAIHTRATDMERLVNELLFYSKLDLKKEPFSFGQVELSPFLHRIADELAIEFDNHVVEVKWEEASQEPLFVLADREKLKRVTMNLLDNCLKYMNQDPKQLTIGTERQDEYAIVRISDNGSGIPQDSLPHIFERFYRAEPSRSQTAGGSGLGLAIARQIIEGHGGTIWATSVEGQGTSVFFTLKIFVDRR encoded by the coding sequence TTGTCGATTCGATTCAGGCTGTTGATTTCTTTTACATCGGTAGTGGTGGTCTCCGTGATTCTGTTCGTGCTCACCGCTTATCTGCTGTCCGTTGCTGTAACCGGTGATTTCCGCAGCATCAGCAGCTTCTATAATATCCACTATTCCCTTCACCCGCTCTCAGAGGAAGAGGAGAATCTGTTCATCGATATGAAATATCTGGCCAAGCACGACCCCGAACAATTGAAGGATCAGGCTCTGCTCAAGAAGTATGACTATCAGTTGAAAATGGTACAGGCCGGGCTCGTCGTCCGGGACAATAATACAATCGTCTATGCCGCACCTGCATTAAAGGGTATAGATCTGACTTCCAGCCTGCCCGCCTATGATATGGGCAATACGTCAATCCGGAATACGATGAACGCGGGCAATCGATTCTTCTCCTATTCCAAGTTCGACTTCTATTTCTCGGCAAAAACAGGTGAGAAAGGGAGCGTCTTCGTCCTTCGGGAGAGAAGTCCCTTCGCAGAGCTTGTGCGGACACTGCTCCCTATTCTGATATTTATCTTCACCGCAATCTTGTTATTAACCGGCTTGCTGCTCTACCGGTATGTGACTCGGACCATCATTCGCCCTTTGGATAAGCTTAGACAATCCGCTGAACATATCAAGGATGGAGATCTGACCTTTGAGCTGCACGCAACCTCCCGCGATGAAGTCGGACAGCTCGTTCACACCTTCGATCAGATGCGTCAGCAATTATCTGACTCTATCCAGCGGCAGCTCCACTATGAAGAGAACCGGAAGCAGCTGCTGTCGAATATTTCCCATGACCTAAGGACTCCCATTACGACGATAAAAGGTTATGCGGAAGGCATTCGGGACGGTGTGACGAATACCCCGGAGAAGCTGGACAAGTATGTCGGGGCGATCCATACGAGAGCGACAGACATGGAGCGCCTTGTGAATGAACTGCTGTTCTATTCCAAGCTGGATTTGAAGAAGGAGCCCTTCTCGTTCGGACAGGTGGAGCTGAGTCCATTCCTTCACCGCATTGCTGACGAATTAGCCATCGAGTTCGATAACCATGTCGTTGAGGTAAAGTGGGAAGAGGCGTCACAGGAGCCGTTATTCGTGCTCGCAGATCGCGAGAAGCTCAAGCGTGTGACCATGAATCTGCTCGATAACTGCCTCAAATATATGAATCAGGATCCTAAGCAGCTAACTATTGGGACGGAGAGGCAGGATGAATATGCCATCGTCAGGATCTCGGATAACGGTTCGGGCATTCCCCAGGATTCCCTGCCGCATATTTTTGAACGATTCTATCGGGCAGAGCCCTCACGGAGCCAGACTGCCGGAGGAAGCGGGCTTGGTCTTGCCATCGCCCGGCAGATCATCGAGGGACATGGCGGAACGATCTGGGCCACCAGCGTAGAGGGTCAAGGGACCAGCGTATTTTTTACATTAAAAATATTTGTGGATCGTCGGTGA
- a CDS encoding TetR/AcrR family transcriptional regulator produces MKDQDNSVNTATRVLKTYKEARLENIEALRKLVVDAAATLLQEEGPEAVTVRKVAQKMDCSTKIIYSLFVNKEGLAQQLYLEGCKLLANELEKTPQAADPAQHLLNLGEAFWQFGQRYSSYYKLMFGGAFADFKPDEDSLKGTVTAMRQLLTLISHAQEQGRIPAQYDTESAVRAVWSSLHGVIHLYMGGHLGDAHMAHAVYKQTLSMIVSSLLPDH; encoded by the coding sequence ATGAAAGACCAGGATAACTCCGTCAATACGGCCACACGAGTGTTAAAAACTTATAAAGAGGCTCGCTTAGAGAATATCGAAGCGCTGCGCAAGCTTGTTGTCGACGCAGCCGCCACGCTCTTGCAGGAAGAAGGACCCGAAGCCGTTACAGTGCGTAAAGTAGCGCAAAAAATGGACTGCTCGACAAAAATCATCTATAGCTTATTTGTCAATAAAGAGGGCCTGGCTCAGCAGTTGTATCTGGAAGGCTGCAAGCTTCTCGCCAACGAATTGGAGAAGACACCGCAAGCCGCTGATCCCGCGCAGCATTTACTGAATTTAGGGGAGGCCTTCTGGCAATTCGGGCAGCGTTACTCCAGCTATTATAAGCTGATGTTCGGAGGAGCCTTCGCAGACTTCAAACCGGATGAGGACAGCCTGAAGGGGACCGTAACCGCCATGCGGCAGCTGCTGACCTTGATCAGTCATGCACAAGAGCAAGGACGAATCCCCGCCCAATATGATACGGAATCCGCTGTACGGGCGGTTTGGTCTTCGCTCCACGGCGTTATTCATCTATATATGGGTGGACACTTGGGAGATGCGCACATGGCTCATGCCGTATATAAGCAGACTTTGTCCATGATCGTCAGTTCATTGCTGCCAGATCACTAG
- a CDS encoding serine hydrolase domain-containing protein, translating into MFIKLKFASWLLLAALLCSVVPASVSASAPDKPELEAFLDEFMNSKMKQYPVPGAVVSVVQGGQTVLMKGYGYANLEQKMAADPHKTIFRVGSISKSVTSTAVMQLVEEGKIDLHKDIKQYAPDLKLSYIDHSPITMHHLLTHTAGFCESIYAVGRDKDQQIPLEEAVKAGLPGLCRKPGEQIAYSNQGMSLAGYLVQKIEGKPFEEVIRDRLFKPLQMNHSSFHFEESDPNLAKSYSYENGNYKAAPYSYIHYLPSGALNSTAEDMTHFMIAHLQEGQYEGSRILSNKAAKLMHETQFTPNKSMPGMAYGFYERNQNGLRLIEHDGGIDGFESYMYLLPSERTGIFISTNSGEGINIIEQLIGAYLDRFYPDSHKVTQAANPTTVQELKSVEGYYVPNRAHLRGPFNFAQNLSAVHVKAVEDGVITMKDQRYLQIEPNLFRNESSQELIYVDREQHTLALSSIPTMIYERQNSPIYHPALNIGILLGLALIYPLQVIVALILGLIGLVRRKRVRIDWFSTLVSVLFIVYFLFVISTQELFVHRIPQWSFLLIYLPVFLVSVLIVRLLTSLVRKRRVTVLQYLFLAATAAFVIYLYSWSFFSI; encoded by the coding sequence TTGTTCATCAAATTGAAATTTGCCAGCTGGCTGCTGCTTGCAGCGTTGTTATGCTCCGTAGTTCCAGCTTCCGTAAGTGCGTCCGCTCCAGATAAGCCAGAGCTTGAGGCTTTCCTGGATGAATTCATGAACAGCAAGATGAAGCAGTATCCTGTGCCCGGTGCCGTGGTGTCCGTGGTGCAAGGCGGCCAGACTGTCCTGATGAAGGGGTATGGGTATGCCAATCTGGAGCAGAAGATGGCCGCCGATCCTCACAAGACAATCTTCCGTGTGGGGTCGATCTCGAAGTCGGTCACTTCTACAGCGGTTATGCAGCTGGTTGAGGAGGGGAAGATAGACCTTCATAAGGACATTAAGCAGTATGCTCCGGATCTTAAGCTATCTTATATCGATCATAGTCCGATTACGATGCATCATCTGCTGACCCATACGGCAGGCTTTTGCGAATCTATCTATGCCGTAGGACGTGATAAGGATCAGCAGATACCGCTTGAGGAAGCGGTTAAGGCAGGGCTGCCCGGTCTCTGCCGGAAGCCGGGTGAACAGATTGCCTACAGCAATCAGGGTATGTCCTTAGCCGGTTACCTGGTCCAGAAGATAGAAGGCAAGCCATTTGAGGAAGTGATCCGTGATCGTCTCTTCAAGCCGCTCCAGATGAATCACTCCAGCTTTCACTTTGAAGAATCGGATCCTAATTTGGCCAAGAGTTATTCCTATGAGAATGGGAACTATAAGGCGGCTCCTTACTCCTATATACACTACCTCCCTTCGGGAGCCTTGAACTCAACGGCAGAGGACATGACGCATTTTATGATTGCCCATCTCCAGGAAGGGCAGTATGAAGGAAGCCGTATTCTCTCGAACAAGGCAGCCAAGCTGATGCATGAGACGCAGTTCACCCCGAATAAGAGCATGCCGGGGATGGCTTACGGCTTCTATGAACGTAATCAGAATGGTCTAAGGCTGATCGAGCATGACGGCGGTATTGATGGATTTGAGTCATACATGTATCTGCTTCCTTCCGAGCGTACCGGGATTTTCATATCGACCAACTCCGGGGAAGGAATTAATATCATCGAGCAGCTTATCGGCGCTTATCTGGACAGGTTCTATCCTGACAGCCATAAGGTCACGCAGGCCGCGAATCCCACAACCGTCCAGGAACTAAAAAGCGTGGAGGGATATTATGTTCCCAATCGGGCACATCTTCGCGGTCCGTTCAACTTCGCCCAGAATTTGTCCGCGGTTCACGTGAAGGCGGTAGAAGACGGTGTGATTACAATGAAAGATCAGCGCTATCTGCAGATTGAGCCCAACCTTTTCCGGAATGAGAGTTCTCAGGAGCTAATCTATGTGGATCGTGAGCAGCATACGCTGGCGTTAAGCTCCATTCCTACGATGATATACGAGCGCCAGAACTCGCCAATCTATCATCCTGCTTTAAATATAGGTATCCTGCTTGGTTTGGCCCTCATCTATCCTTTGCAGGTGATTGTTGCTCTGATCTTAGGGCTGATAGGGCTTGTGCGTCGTAAAAGGGTCCGTATCGATTGGTTCAGCACACTGGTCTCTGTCTTATTCATCGTCTATTTCCTGTTCGTCATCTCTACTCAGGAGCTGTTCGTCCACAGGATACCTCAGTGGTCATTTCTCTTGATCTACCTGCCGGTCTTCCTGGTATCTGTCTTGATCGTGAGACTGCTGACAAGCTTAGTCCGCAAGCGGAGAGTAACCGTGCTGCAGTATCTTTTCCTGGCTGCAACTGCAGCCTTTGTCATCTATTTGTACAGCTGGAGCTTCTTTAGCATCTAA
- a CDS encoding VanZ family protein, translating to MDIRFTLQSGYVLIPLFVLALIALYGLYKYKRWRLTVPQLVLLITFSLYLMAVLHLVFFPIEVNIGRYANLTPWYSTVNYIPLLTLDIRTFVLNIVMFVPLGMYLPLLNSRMYSSVARTAKLALFLSLSIELVQLLIRITLGSGRSTDINDLIANTLGGVLGCILLSKLMQWNWMEHRASRLRLQ from the coding sequence ATGGACATACGATTCACCCTGCAATCCGGGTACGTGCTGATTCCCTTGTTCGTTCTAGCTCTAATCGCCTTATATGGTCTGTACAAATATAAAAGGTGGAGACTGACCGTACCGCAGCTCGTCTTACTAATCACGTTCAGCCTCTATCTGATGGCGGTTCTCCATCTGGTGTTCTTTCCAATCGAGGTGAATATCGGCCGCTATGCCAACCTGACACCGTGGTATAGCACTGTGAATTATATCCCTTTATTAACACTTGATATTAGAACCTTTGTCCTGAACATCGTCATGTTCGTACCCCTGGGAATGTATCTCCCGCTCTTGAACTCCAGGATGTACAGCAGCGTGGCCAGGACAGCGAAGCTTGCCCTGTTCCTGAGTCTCTCCATTGAGCTGGTTCAGCTATTGATCCGAATTACGCTCGGCAGTGGCAGAAGCACGGATATTAACGATCTGATCGCCAACACGCTTGGAGGCGTGCTAGGCTGTATTCTACTAAGCAAGCTGATGCAATGGAACTGGATGGAACACCGCGCGTCCAGGCTGCGTTTGCAATAA